From the genome of Streptomyces xanthophaeus:
GCGGGAGTGGTGCACGCGCTCAGCGCCACCCCGAAGCTCCGCGAGCACTCGTCGACCCGCCGGGCGAGCGCGGCGACCCGCTCCAGCGGCGCCCCCTCCTCGGCGGCCGCCCCGGCGATCTTCTCGACGAACAGGGTGGCCCCGGTGCCGCGGCGCCCGGCGGTGAACAGACTGTCGGTCACCGCGACATCGTCGTCCACCAGGACGCGCTCGATCCGCAGGCCGTCCTCCTCGGCGAGCTCGGCGGCCATCTCGAAGTTCAGCACGTCCCCGGTGTAGTTCTTGACGACGAACAGCACCCCCCGGCCCGAGTCCACCGCCGCGGCCGCCCGCACCATCTGGTCGGGCACCGGGGACGTGAACACCTCCCCGGGACACGCGGCCGACAGCATCCCGTGCCCCACGAAGCCGGCGTGCAGCGGCTCGTGCCCGGACCCGCCCCCGGACACCACCCCGACGCGCCCGCCGGCCCGCGCGTCCCGCCGTACGACGACCCGCCGCTCCACGTCGACGTCCAGTTCGGGATGGGCGGCCGCCATCCCGC
Proteins encoded in this window:
- the dhaK gene encoding dihydroxyacetone kinase subunit DhaK; this encodes MRMLINSPQTVVTDALRGMAAAHPELDVDVERRVVVRRDARAGGRVGVVSGGGSGHEPLHAGFVGHGMLSAACPGEVFTSPVPDQMVRAAAAVDSGRGVLFVVKNYTGDVLNFEMAAELAEEDGLRIERVLVDDDVAVTDSLFTAGRRGTGATLFVEKIAGAAAEEGAPLERVAALARRVDECSRSFGVALSACTTPAKGSPTFDLPDGELELGIGIHGEPGRERRPMMSAREIAEVAVGAVLEELAQIGPADGPVLALVNGMGATPLLELYGFHAEVARVLAERGVPVARALVGNYVTSLDMAGCSVTLCRADEEVLRLWDAPVRTAALRWGL